The Comamonas testosteroni genome includes a window with the following:
- a CDS encoding ANT(3'')-Ia family aminoglycoside nucleotidyltransferase AadA11, translated as MSNAVPAEISVQLSLALNAIERHLESTLLAVHLYGSALDGGLKPYSDIDLLVTVAAQLDETVRQALVVDLLEISASPGQSEALRALEVTIVVHGDVVPWRYPARRELQFGEWQRKDILAGIFEPATTDVDLAILLTKVRQHSLALAGSAAEDFFNPVPEGDLFKALSDTLKLWNSQPDWEGDERNVVLTLSRIWYSAATGKIAPKDIVANWAIERLPDQHKPVLLEARQAYLGQGEDCLASRADQLAAFVHFVKHEATKLLGAMPVMSNNSFKPNPLRGSA; from the coding sequence ATGAGTAACGCAGTACCCGCCGAGATTTCGGTACAGCTATCACTGGCTCTCAACGCCATCGAGCGTCATCTGGAATCAACGTTGCTGGCCGTGCATTTGTACGGCTCTGCACTGGACGGTGGCCTGAAGCCATACAGTGATATTGATTTGCTGGTTACTGTGGCTGCACAGCTCGATGAGACTGTCCGACAAGCCCTGGTCGTAGATCTCTTGGAAATTTCTGCCTCCCCTGGCCAAAGTGAGGCTCTCCGCGCCTTGGAAGTTACCATCGTCGTGCATGGTGATGTTGTCCCTTGGCGTTATCCGGCCAGACGGGAACTGCAATTCGGGGAGTGGCAGCGTAAGGACATTCTTGCGGGCATCTTCGAGCCCGCCACAACCGATGTTGATCTGGCTATTCTGCTAACTAAAGTAAGGCAGCATAGCCTTGCATTGGCAGGTTCGGCCGCAGAGGATTTCTTTAACCCAGTTCCGGAAGGCGATCTATTCAAGGCATTGAGCGACACTCTGAAACTATGGAATTCGCAGCCGGATTGGGAAGGCGATGAGCGGAATGTAGTGCTTACCTTGTCTCGCATTTGGTACAGCGCAGCAACCGGCAAGATCGCACCGAAGGATATCGTTGCCAACTGGGCAATTGAGCGTCTGCCAGATCAACATAAGCCCGTACTGCTTGAAGCCCGGCAGGCTTATCTTGGACAAGGAGAAGATTGCTTGGCCTCACGCGCGGATCAGTTGGCGGCGTTCGTTCACTTCGTGAAACATGAAGCCACTAAATTGCTTGGTGCCATGCCAGTGATGTCTAACAATTCATTCAAGCCGAACCCGCTTCGCGGGTCGGCTTAA
- the intI1 gene encoding class 1 integron integrase IntI1, whose amino-acid sequence MKTATAPLPPLRSVKVLDQLRERIRYLHYSLRTEQAYVHWVRAFIRFHGVRHPATLGSSEVEAFLSWLANERKVSVSTHRQALAALLFFYGKVLCTDLPWLQEIGRPRPSRRLPVVLTPDEVVRILGFLEGEHRLFAQLLYGTGMRISEGLQLRVKDLDFDHGTIIVREGKGSKDRALMLPESLAPSLREQLSRARAWWLKDQAEGRSGVALPDALERKYPRAGHSWPWFWVFAQHTHSTDPRSGVVRRHHMYDQTFQRAFKRAVEQAGITKPATPHTLRHSFATALLRSGYDIRTVQDLLGHSDVSTTMIYTHVLKVGGAGVRSPLDALPPLTSER is encoded by the coding sequence ATGAAAACCGCCACTGCGCCGTTACCACCGCTGCGTTCGGTCAAGGTTCTGGACCAGTTGCGTGAGCGCATACGCTACTTGCATTACAGCTTACGAACCGAACAGGCTTATGTCCACTGGGTTCGTGCCTTCATCCGTTTCCACGGTGTGCGTCACCCGGCAACCTTGGGCAGCAGCGAAGTCGAGGCATTTCTGTCCTGGCTGGCGAACGAGCGCAAGGTTTCGGTCTCCACGCATCGTCAGGCATTGGCGGCCTTGCTGTTCTTCTACGGCAAGGTGCTGTGCACGGATCTGCCCTGGCTTCAGGAGATCGGAAGACCTCGGCCGTCGCGGCGCTTGCCGGTGGTGCTGACCCCGGATGAAGTGGTTCGCATCCTCGGTTTTCTGGAAGGCGAGCATCGTTTGTTCGCCCAGCTTCTGTATGGAACGGGCATGCGGATCAGTGAGGGTTTGCAACTGCGGGTCAAGGATCTGGATTTCGATCACGGCACGATCATCGTGCGGGAGGGCAAGGGCTCCAAGGATCGGGCCTTGATGTTACCCGAGAGCTTGGCACCCAGCCTGCGCGAGCAGCTGTCGCGTGCACGGGCATGGTGGCTGAAGGACCAGGCCGAGGGCCGCAGCGGCGTTGCGCTTCCCGACGCCCTTGAGCGGAAGTATCCGCGCGCCGGGCATTCCTGGCCGTGGTTCTGGGTTTTTGCGCAGCACACGCATTCGACCGATCCACGGAGCGGTGTCGTGCGTCGCCATCACATGTATGACCAGACCTTTCAGCGCGCCTTCAAACGTGCCGTAGAACAAGCAGGCATCACGAAGCCCGCCACACCGCACACCCTCCGCCACTCGTTCGCGACGGCCTTGCTCCGCAGCGGTTACGACATTCGAACCGTGCAGGATCTGCTCGGCCATTCCGACGTCTCTACGACGATGATTTACACGCATGTGCTGAAAGTTGGCGGTGCCGGAGTGCGCTCACCGCTTGATGCGCTGCCGCCCCTCACTAGTGAGAGGTAG
- a CDS encoding recombinase family protein, producing the protein MLIGYMRVSKADGSQSTNLQRDALIAAGVSLAHLYEDLASGRRDDRPGLAACLKALREGDTLIVWKLDRLGRDLRHLINTVHDLTARSVGLKVLTGHGAAVDTTTAAGKLVFGIFAALAEFERELISERTVAGLISARARGRKGGRPFKMTAAKLRLAMASMGQPETKVGDLCEELGITRQTLYRHVSPKGELRPDGVKLLSLGSAA; encoded by the coding sequence GTGCTGATCGGCTACATGCGGGTATCGAAGGCGGACGGATCCCAGTCCACCAATTTGCAACGCGATGCGCTCATCGCCGCTGGTGTGAGCCTTGCGCACCTTTACGAGGATCTGGCCTCGGGCAGGCGCGATGATCGCCCAGGGTTGGCTGCTTGCCTGAAGGCGCTTCGTGAAGGGGACACGCTGATCGTGTGGAAGCTCGATCGGCTTGGCCGTGATCTGCGCCACCTGATCAACACCGTGCACGACCTAACTGCGCGTAGCGTGGGCCTGAAGGTCCTGACCGGTCACGGTGCGGCGGTCGACACGACGACTGCCGCCGGCAAGCTTGTGTTCGGTATTTTTGCCGCGCTGGCCGAGTTCGAGCGTGAGTTGATTTCCGAGCGAACAGTCGCTGGACTTATCTCGGCGCGCGCTCGCGGCAGGAAAGGGGGGCGCCCCTTCAAGATGACCGCCGCCAAGCTACGCCTGGCGATGGCCAGCATGGGGCAACCGGAAACCAAGGTGGGCGATCTCTGCGAAGAACTCGGGATTACCCGGCAGACGCTCTACCGGCACGTGTCGCCCAAGGGCGAACTGCGGCCAGACGGCGTAAAGCTGCTCTCCCTCGGTTCAGCCGCATAA